From the genome of Sparus aurata unplaced genomic scaffold, fSpaAur1.1, whole genome shotgun sequence, one region includes:
- the LOC115577828 gene encoding hepatic lectin-like isoform X2: protein MAEDDVVYVNTGSQQQAAGGSKVTAERVAVVVLLAAAIIAFGYTRYEYHQTTEHLQKLIDENAAMRKNITETRCEVMTVQKPCPQPPAEPCRKCQEGWEQNGPQCYYFSTDKLIWEKAREKCRRNGAHLVKIESEDEQSFLMQRLRDKMVEDEDMFWIGLTDSVTEGTWLWADGTPLNKSLTFWSEVEPDNWNGENANGEDCVRMGTKSRSGLKWWSDKSCTAPQKRICEKSVETGMNV, encoded by the exons ATGGCTGAAGACGATGTGGTGTACGTTAACACAG GCTCCCAACAACAAGCAGCtggagggtcaaaggtcacagcagagagagtggctgTAGTGGTTCTCCTGGCTGCTGCTATCATCGCTTTTGGCTATACCC gttATGAATACCATCAAACCACGGAACATCTCCAAAAGCTGATTGATGAGAATGCAGCCATGAGAAAGAATATCACAG AGACACGCTGTGAAGTGATGACGGTGCAGAAACCCTGTCCACAACCTCCTG CTGAGCCATGTCGGAAATGTCAAGAAGGCTGGGAGCAGAATGGACCACAGTGCTACTATTTCTCCACTGATAAATTAATCTGGGAAAAGGCCAGAGAGAAATGCAGACGAAATGGAGCACATCTGGTTAAGATAGAGAGCGAGGACGAGCAG TCATTCCTGATGCAGAGACTGAGAGACAAGATGGTAGAAGATGAGGACATGTTCTGGATCGGACTGACAGACTCAGTGACAGAGGGCACATGGTTGTGGGCAGATGGGACACCACTGAACAAGAG tttgactttttggAGCGAGGTAGAGCCAGATAACTGGAACGGGGAGAATGCAAATGGAGAGGACTGTGTGAGGATGGGAACAAAATCTAGATCAGGCCTGAAGTGGTGGTCAGATAAATCCTGCACAGCACCTCAGAAACGTATTTGTGAGAAATCAGTAGAAACTGGAATGAATGTTTAA
- the LOC115577828 gene encoding hepatic lectin-like isoform X1: MAEDDVVYVNTVEMLNSEPSAELPGSQQQAAGGSKVTAERVAVVVLLAAAIIAFGYTRYEYHQTTEHLQKLIDENAAMRKNITETRCEVMTVQKPCPQPPAEPCRKCQEGWEQNGPQCYYFSTDKLIWEKAREKCRRNGAHLVKIESEDEQSFLMQRLRDKMVEDEDMFWIGLTDSVTEGTWLWADGTPLNKSLTFWSEVEPDNWNGENANGEDCVRMGTKSRSGLKWWSDKSCTAPQKRICEKSVETGMNV; this comes from the exons ATGGCTGAAGACGATGTGGTGTACGTTAACACAG TTGAGATGTTGAACAGCGAGCCATCAGCAGAGCTGCCTG GCTCCCAACAACAAGCAGCtggagggtcaaaggtcacagcagagagagtggctgTAGTGGTTCTCCTGGCTGCTGCTATCATCGCTTTTGGCTATACCC gttATGAATACCATCAAACCACGGAACATCTCCAAAAGCTGATTGATGAGAATGCAGCCATGAGAAAGAATATCACAG AGACACGCTGTGAAGTGATGACGGTGCAGAAACCCTGTCCACAACCTCCTG CTGAGCCATGTCGGAAATGTCAAGAAGGCTGGGAGCAGAATGGACCACAGTGCTACTATTTCTCCACTGATAAATTAATCTGGGAAAAGGCCAGAGAGAAATGCAGACGAAATGGAGCACATCTGGTTAAGATAGAGAGCGAGGACGAGCAG TCATTCCTGATGCAGAGACTGAGAGACAAGATGGTAGAAGATGAGGACATGTTCTGGATCGGACTGACAGACTCAGTGACAGAGGGCACATGGTTGTGGGCAGATGGGACACCACTGAACAAGAG tttgactttttggAGCGAGGTAGAGCCAGATAACTGGAACGGGGAGAATGCAAATGGAGAGGACTGTGTGAGGATGGGAACAAAATCTAGATCAGGCCTGAAGTGGTGGTCAGATAAATCCTGCACAGCACCTCAGAAACGTATTTGTGAGAAATCAGTAGAAACTGGAATGAATGTTTAA
- the LOC115577828 gene encoding hepatic lectin-like isoform X3: protein MAEDDAVYVNTGSQQQAAGGSKVTAERVAVVVLLAAAIIAFGYTRYEYHQTTEHLQKLIDENAAMRKNITETRCEVMTVQKPCPQPPAEPCRKCQEGWEQNGPQCYYFSTDKLIWEKAREKCRRNGAHLVKIESEDEQSFLMQRLRDKMVEDEDMFWIGLTDSVTEGTWLWADGTPLNKSLTFWSEVEPDNWNGENANGEDCVRMGTKSRSGLKWWSDKSCTAPQKRICEKSVETGMNV from the exons GCTCCCAACAACAAGCAGCtggagggtcaaaggtcacagcagagagagtggctgTAGTGGTTCTCCTGGCTGCTGCTATCATCGCTTTTGGCTATACCC gttATGAATACCATCAAACCACGGAACATCTCCAAAAGCTGATTGATGAGAATGCAGCCATGAGAAAGAATATCACAG AGACACGCTGTGAAGTGATGACGGTGCAGAAACCCTGTCCACAACCTCCTG CTGAGCCATGTCGGAAATGTCAAGAAGGCTGGGAGCAGAATGGACCACAGTGCTACTATTTCTCCACTGATAAATTAATCTGGGAAAAGGCCAGAGAGAAATGCAGACGAAATGGAGCACATCTGGTTAAGATAGAGAGCGAGGACGAGCAG TCATTCCTGATGCAGAGACTGAGAGACAAGATGGTAGAAGATGAGGACATGTTCTGGATCGGACTGACAGACTCAGTGACAGAGGGCACATGGTTGTGGGCAGATGGGACACCACTGAACAAGAG tttgactttttggAGCGAGGTAGAGCCAGATAACTGGAACGGGGAGAATGCAAATGGAGAGGACTGTGTGAGGATGGGAACAAAATCTAGATCAGGCCTGAAGTGGTGGTCAGATAAATCCTGCACAGCACCTCAGAAACGTATTTGTGAGAAATCAGTAGAAACTGGAATGAATGTTTAA